The sequence below is a genomic window from Streptomyces sudanensis.
CCGTCGCGTCCATGCGACGGGCCCCGGCCCGCTTCCTGCCGTACGGGCTACCCCGCGGCCTTCTCGGCCGCCGCCACCAGGACCTTCTCGGTGACGGCACCGACGTACACCGTGCCGTCGTCCGTCATCAGGGCGTTGACCAGGCGGGTCTTGAAGACCATGCCGGACCCGAACTCGCCGGTGACCCGCTTGCCCAGACCGTCCAGGAACTGCTGCGCCTGGGCGGGCATCTCCTCGGCCCCGGCCTCGCCGGCCCCGGTCCCCCGGGACGCGTCCGCCGGGACGCCGCCGCCCGGCCCGGCCAGCTCGACGACCGTGGTCCAGCCCTCGCCCAGGACGTTGCGGGCCGGCTCGCCGCCCCCGCCCTCCAGGCCCTCGAGCTTCTTCTCCAGCGCCTCGCGGTCCTTCGCCTCCGGTCCGGCGGCCGGCCCGTCCCCCTCGACGACCTCGGCGCCCTTCGGGGGCGTGAACGTGAACGCCGACGCGTCCGGCTTGCCGAAGTCGACCCGGGTGAAGCCGACGTCGACCGCCGCGGCGCCGCCGCCGCTCGGCGTGAGCGTGAACTTCAGCGGCACGCCCTTCTCCGCGTCGACCGCGACCTTCACCGAACCGATGGTGGAACCGCTCTGCTCGGGCTTCACGACCAGCTGGTAGGCGTCGCGCCCGGCGACCCGCGCCGTGCCCTCGACGGTGACCGAGGTCGTCCCCTCGGCCGCCGCCAGCATCCGGGCCGCGAGCTCCTTCGGCGTGACCGGGGGCCGGTCGGCGCCGCCGGCGTCCCGGCCGTCCGCGCCGCGGCCCTCGTCCAGGCCCTTCTCGTGGCGGACCTCGCCGGACCGGCTGTCGTACGCCCACGCCTGGCCGCCGTTGCGCACGAGGGTGTACTCGCCGCCGCCGTCCCGGACGGTCAGCCGCTGCCGGTCCGGGCCGTCCGCCGCGACCTCCAGCGTGTGCGTGCCGGACGCGAGCCGCATCAGCTGCTCCTCGGCGGACTTCGCCTCGGCGGGGTCCCCGCCCATCAGGTCGCCGAGCCCGGCGAGGGACGGCAGGCCCAGGTCCGTGGTGGCCTTCAGCGTGCCGGACAGCCGCTGGGTGTCCGAAG
It includes:
- a CDS encoding LolA family protein; this translates as MAPNDSDAQTPRPARRTVARYAVPVAVAGVAAATIGLVPALAASGDPDLPEITAQELVERIAASDTQRLSGTLKATTDLGLPSLAGLGDLMGGDPAEAKSAEEQLMRLASGTHTLEVAADGPDRQRLTVRDGGGEYTLVRNGGQAWAYDSRSGEVRHEKGLDEGRGADGRDAGGADRPPVTPKELAARMLAAAEGTTSVTVEGTARVAGRDAYQLVVKPEQSGSTIGSVKVAVDAEKGVPLKFTLTPSGGGAAAVDVGFTRVDFGKPDASAFTFTPPKGAEVVEGDGPAAGPEAKDREALEKKLEGLEGGGGEPARNVLGEGWTTVVELAGPGGGVPADASRGTGAGEAGAEEMPAQAQQFLDGLGKRVTGEFGSGMVFKTRLVNALMTDDGTVYVGAVTEKVLVAAAEKAAG